The Sediminispirochaeta bajacaliforniensis DSM 16054 genome includes the window CTACATGTCACCTCTACCCGAACAGGGCCGTTGTGTCCTTGAGCCTCGGCAGTATAGGTTCCGGGCTTATAGTTTAGGGCTTCAAGTTCCTTTGTGCATGATTGCAGCATCAACAGGCTGATGATTGTTACAACCACGAAAAAAACACTTCTCACGCTTCTTTTCATGACTCCTCCGATATAGCACTACCTGCCGGTACGGCAGGTTTGAGAGATAGCATAGAGTTTCAAGCCGCTTGAAGGTCAAGGAGATACTTATTTTTTTATGGGAACTGAAAAGAGATAGAGGTAACGAGGTTTTTCGGACTGATAATCAAGAGAGAGGAATCTGCCGAGGATGGGACCGGAAGCACGCACATGATTGGAAGACAAACGCCTTCTCAGCACTTCCAGCTCACATTCCATGACCTTTTCTGCGCTGCTTATCATCAGTGCGGTAAAGAGACATTCGCAAGGGGAAAAAAATATAACGGGCGGGTTACCCTTTTCTCCAAGAGGCTCCCCCAGGTCCTGTGTGATGGAGAATCCCCAATCCCCCTTAGCCCCTTCACCATGGGCAGTATCTACGGCTTTCAGCAAGAGAGAATAATGGACCTGTGGCAGATATCGCATCCATCTTCTGACGACCCTTGTCACATCCTGCCGAATAGCAAGCTCTCCGCCGACAATGTTGGCAACCCTGTAGAGTCCCGGCCGCATCCCTATCTCCACACTCTCAAGAAGCCGCCTTGCACGGAGCAGTTCGGAACGGTAGGAGTCGATCTCCTTTTTGAGCATAGAGAGGCGTCCTATTTCTTCCTGCAAGTCATTGCTCTGACCGGCGAGCAGATCAAGGTTCGCTGCCGAATCATTGTGAGAAACCATGGGAGTCACCGTTTCAAGCGGTAATCCGAAACTCCTCAAAAGTCGGGCAATCAATAATCGGCAAGATTCCTCCGGAGTATAGACCCGATAGTTATTTTCACTGTCCTTAACGGGTTTGACTATTTCGTGGGTTTCATAGAATCGCAAGGTAGAGGCAGGTGTACCA containing:
- a CDS encoding helix-turn-helix domain-containing protein, producing MADKLHIGDISNLIGTPASTLRFYETHEIVKPVKDSENNYRVYTPEESCRLLIARLLRSFGLPLETVTPMVSHNDSAANLDLLAGQSNDLQEEIGRLSMLKKEIDSYRSELLRARRLLESVEIGMRPGLYRVANIVGGELAIRQDVTRVVRRWMRYLPQVHYSLLLKAVDTAHGEGAKGDWGFSITQDLGEPLGEKGNPPVIFFSPCECLFTALMISSAEKVMECELEVLRRRLSSNHVRASGPILGRFLSLDYQSEKPRYLYLFSVPIKK